Part of the Nicotiana tabacum cultivar K326 chromosome 20, ASM71507v2, whole genome shotgun sequence genome, aggaaaggttggacccgatgagggttgcctacgtatcccacaccctgtgagaatcaaaccggcgtagttcgggcaaattaaccgaaccattttaaaacaagactcttttttattttcattttttcatggcaagacaaactattttccttttctattttttgaaaacaagacaaaataacgacttttttttttaacaaacaataaaacaacctattttccaaactaaaataaagactcttttccattttttcaacaaacaactgtccaaaaataagactctttttcctattttcttttttttttcgttttctcaaaatttcggcaaagtTTCAACAGTACTTGGTCATTGATTTTtccaaaataatcaattaactccctaactgttatttctctctttttctcttttttttcgatttttcaacGTTCCCCAgtttcagaaaccggtcagcatgtaGGTTCGAAACAAacatatgtacagagcaagtaggatgtatcaggatggtcctttcatttcaggttgctagccctagacggacccaacccatgtgttgagtcccctaagtcaaatgcagcatgatgcaaataatcgttcctactagggatccggcatgaagtcacatTATCCTATTTTCAaaacctgagtcggtgttctagactgtgtacccgagcggacaactcaagtcgggggggcaacttaccgggaaccaaaaggccatccggcttcgtaacttgtccggcctctttcttatttcaaggtatgacactaacagaatagggagtctcacccagtaagcacatccccaaaggtgaagagagaagggtgttggcacagtttatatatagtttagataatatcaaagcggtaacatttagcacattcagcacaaagcatgtaggaaaatcagatacaaccaaatacaacaatttatctaagctcgaattctgaaccctgaaccagagattctgggttcggtccccagcagagtcgccagagctgtcacacctcctttttacctacacctcgcggaagggagtataagggagttttttccaacttaaaggacaatcagaacgggatttaattattaattattcagagtcgccacttgagagaataatgatgtcccaagtcaccggttgcatCCCGACCCGAGGAaacatatgactctgttaacagtctgcgaaccagaaatccgagtaaagaattctgttaacccgggagaaggtgttaggcattcccgggttccgtggttctagcacggtcgctcaactgttgcatttgattttatctgattttaatacctcctaacttatgtgccttttattcgtaaaccactttttatcattatttatttttaaagaattacgacgtcgtgaaaacgcgtttcgaaccacgtcgcaatcaatacACCCgcggttgtcaacacatttcgacttcgtcgagatttagatttgggccgcatcaatacgcacccgaatttaagaaagtgatttaattaaatcgtgcctaaatattctaacgtattattattttggggaaggctgtGGAATTTACTCAACAACCTTTCCAAGTTGAGGGCCCCGCATACATGATTTTGTTTGGCGAGGTTCGTCTCAACATTTTATTAAAAAGGCCCAATTGAGAGTGACTACAATTTTCTATTGATCAATTGTccctaaaagaagaaagaaaacttAATTACGTGAAAACCGAACTGAGATTATGCACTAAAATTCAGTAGTCCAACCTCAACAATGAGCTGGACTACTGATGGGCTTCAGAAACGGCCCAAAAATTCGGTCAGGCAGGAGAAAGAAAAGCCCAGGTGACAGATAACAGCACCTGGGATCGAATCCCCTAGGAAGCCCAAACTCATGAAGGCAGTCCGTGTGATAGCCTGAGATGGCTTATCGCTGAGCCCAGCGAAGCCTCGATTTAGTTCAGCCAAACGCCCACTGAAATTACCCCTAAATTATTTTAAGTGTTCAATAATTATAGCAGAGGGGAAACAATACGCATCTACTCGAATTAAAGGGATATTAGTCAattgaattccagttttatgcaCAGACTAATTTATCTACTGGTATTCCAGTGAGTCCTCAGATATCATTAAGGTGAGAACCAAGCTGTAGACACCATTTCAACAACACAAAGCAGACTAACTACTTCTGAATTAATTCACGCCAACATTGCTATCAACCTATCATGTAATCAACTAACACTAGTGCTCACTTTATAGTAATCACATGAATCCGAAACATAACAGTTTATATAGTCCATTTAACACAAAAGCAAGCAAAACTTAAACAATATCAATGAACTAAAAACTGAATACGTAGATCTGGAAATTAGTTAAATCAGAACTCAATTCTGCAAGTAAATTCACTCTTCACATAAATTCGTTTCTGCACACTTTAGCTCACAGTCATCAGAGATACAATTGTGTACCTGGATAAGGGAAAATATGAGAAGAAAAGAagtcagctactttgaacagcaacaacaacaaaactcaGCAGTATATCATCACAGAACAGGCCAGGaaatgattttcaaaaatcaaaaatataagCAGACTCAACAGATCAGTCCAACACACACTTGAAATGCACTCCTAGCCCTCACAGCTGAGCCTAGATGCCTCTGAAATCCTACTGGACCTAAATCTCAACTGAAGTCCAAGCTAATAGGCCCCAAACTCACTTGAATCAGTCATAATCACTCCCGAACACTTTTAGAAATAGAACCTTGAGCTGGAATGAGGAATGCCCAAGGAAGGACTGAGAATCACTAACACTAGTGATGAAATAGTAAAACTGtttttgatttttccattttttgatgttttttcttaAGTATTGGAATTGAAATGCTAGCTGAAATTGAAAGCAAGGAGGAGAGCTTTTGGTGGGGATTTTTGGGCTGAAAATTCAATCCCCTTCCTCAAGGCACttgatgcccttttataggtgatACAAGAGGGTCAATCAGATTTTGGGTTTCTTTTTAGTCCCtccttattttcagtttagtcccttTATTTTTGACTTGCTCAACAAGTAAATCCCTCTATTGTGCTAACACCTACACTAAAGtacccttctagaaggccctaggatgctcttctacccccacaatacctatactacccttacccctactttaaaattactattcttatcagaattacccttttccatgcctaaactacccctgaaagcttctcaaagttactgattctacctacattctcaacagctataaccaatctaaattaattcaaaactaaCTAGGACTGATTAATTAGAACTCAGAAATTAACCAATtgaactaaccaatcccaattaTTCAATCACCCAAACCCAAACAACTTAGAAAAACCAGGAGACCAGGATCAATCAAAGCAAAGTTTAAGCTAATAGTCAACATTAAAtgaaaataaactaacttttaaccAATAAACTCACAATCGACCATTCGAACATCAAATTCAGAactaaaaagaaattgaaattaatCTAAACATCTAGCTAACATTTAATGGACAGAATGGTATCGAATCCAAACTAATCAATTATGCCGATTCTGAAATTAAAACTATGATTAACTAACAAATGACAAATGCatcaaactaaaacaaaactaaaaatgcGAAGATGTTTCACTGATTAAAACAGATAGAACAAGGAACAAAGAAAatttaaactatactaatacacaataataaatagtaaaattaacagaacacttaCTGAAATCAAAACTATAACTAAAACTTCGACCATGCAagtaaaaagaaacaagaaatctCACTGAAGCACGAGAAACTCTGGCCAGTTGCTGACATCCGAATCTTTCCAGATTTTTGACacataacatccctaaccatgtgtttttacaagagaacacatggttaaggatattacggtccaaaatcacaaagattttgggttagggttttggccagaaattctagatctgaaattcgagccgcTTCACCGAGATTcgaaggaagatggtcatggatttgggttgagggaagtctggggatggtgtggtgtgattttgggccggTTTGGATGAGTTTGCGACTTGGCTGGAAAACTTCAATCGgagattcgacgagctccggcaatattcgagggaaaccaatgctaggaatggaaagagggattcatgggggatctatggtgttaatttggggctttTTGGCATGGAAATCGTTTGCCGGCGTCGAGGTTCCGGCGGGGATGGAGATTGGTACGAGGAAGAAGATCTGATGTCTCTAGGGTTAGAGGTTTATTCGGACAGTTTTATGTCAAATGGGGAAGGGTTATGGGCCGTTGGATTAACATGATTAAGGGCTCAGATTTAACAacgccaaacggcgtcgtttggttgaaATAGGGTTGGGTCCGGATGGGGTGACATTGGGCCTGGGCGGATGACATTGTTTTGGGTTGTGGTGGAATTCAATTGAAAGAGCCCAATTGTGGCTTTGTATTAAAGACCCCTTTATTtataaatatgcaaaaattaaaaattaaaataaaatcctaatatTCCAAAGCTACActaattaaattatgaaattattttaaaccTATTTTTCGACAAATTCACGattaaaacaataaaaatgcaaaaatgaactattttttttttgtaatttttcatgcTTGGTTCTAAAATAAACCAACCCCTAATTGATCCTAAAAGTATGAAAttatatcctaaatgcaaatgcatattttttatgaattaacatgcacaaataaaacGCAACCAAtatcagaaaatgataccaaaatgcacaaaaattattttgtttgaatttttgggaattattcatatatagggcaaaaatcacgtgctcacagagagtatcttttctctaacaaagtgacagtcaatctcgatgtgtttagttctctcatggaacactggatttgacgcaatatgaagagcagcttgattatcacacacaagtcccatctgactaatctcaccaaatttcaactccttgagcaactgtttgATCCAAATTAGCTCACATATCGCCATAGCCATttctcgatattctgcttctgcactagaccgagcaaccacattctgtttcttgctcttccaagacaccaaatttcctcctactaagaCACAATATCCAAACATAGAatgtctatcagaaggtgatcctgctcaatcagcatctgagtatccaaggatctgctcatggcctcgatcctcaaacaataagcctttgcctggagctgattttatataccgaagaatgcggacaattgcatcccaatgactatcatagggagaatccataaacagACTCACTACACTCACaggaaaggaaatgtcaggtATAGTTACtgtgaggtaatttaatttaccaaccaaccgcttatatcttgcaggatcgctaagaggctccccctgtcctggcataagtttagaattcgaattcatcggagtgtcaacaggtttacaacctgtcattcctgtctcctcaagaatatctaaggcatacttccgttgtgagatcacaatacctgagctacactgagcaacctcaatacccagaaaatactttaatctgcccagatccttagtctgaaagtgctgaaagagatgttgcttcaacttactaataccatcctgatcattgccggtaataacaatatcgtcaacataaacgaccagataaatacagagattTGAAGCAGAATGTCGATAAaatacagagtgatcagcttaactacgagtcatgccaaactcctgaataactatgctgaacttaccaaaccaggctcgaggagactgctttagaccatagagGGACCGCCGCaaccgacatacaaggccactatACTCCCcttgagcaacaaaaccaggtggttgctccatataaacctcatcctcaaggtcaccgtgaagaaaagcattcttaatgtccaactgatagagaggccaatggcgaacagtagccatggatagaaaaaggcggactgatgTAATTTTAGCCAcaggagagaaagtatcactgtaatcgagtCCAAATATCTAAGTAtacctttggcaacaagacgagccttaagtcgatcaacctggccatctagaccaactttgactgcatacacccaacgacaaccaacaatcGATTTCCCCGAAGGAAGAgtaacaagctcccaagtaccactcgcatgtaaagcagacatctcgtcaatcatagcctgCCGCCATCCGAGATGAGACGGTGCTTCACCtatagacttagggatggaaacagaGAACAAAGATGACATAAATGCACAATAGGATGATGACAGACGATcgtaacttaaaccgacataatgaggattaggattaagtgtggaccgTATACCTTTTCGTAGTGCAATCGGTTGattaagaggagacaagtccgcagtattagcagggtcaggtgcaggacgtgaatcagttgggcctgatgctgggcgcggacgacgatgataagtcaggaGTGGTGGAACTAtagaaggttgaactggactaGGCGGTGGCACTGGAGCTATAGTTGGTGGAACTGGACTAGGTGGTGGCACTGGACTCGGTGGTGGCACTGAAGCTATAAGTGGTGCAGCTGCAACTGGAactgtaggtggtggagctatgGAGGAAGATGAAAGGGAGATAgggactgaatctccaaaagaaggAAGTAGTAGCACCTCAAAAATATCTAACTGATTAACTagacctgtgaagtatgattgggtttcaaagaaggtaacatcagcagACATAAGAAATCGCTGAAGGTCAGGAGAATAACATCGATATCCTTTTTGCATTCTCTGTAACCCAGAAATATGCAtttaagagcacgaggagctaattTATCTTTTCCTGGAGTAAGGTCATGAACAAAGCACGTACTCCCAAAGGCACGGGGTgaaagagagaacaaaggtaagtggggaaacaggacagagaatggaac contains:
- the LOC107818560 gene encoding uncharacterized protein LOC107818560, producing the protein MHISGLQRMQKGYRCYSPDLQRFLMSADVTFFETQSYFTGLVNQLDIFEVLLLPSFGDSVPISLSSSSIAPPPTVPVAAAPLIASVPPPSPVPPPSPVPPTIAPVPPPSPVQPSIVPPLLTYHRRPRPASGPTDSRPAPDPANTADLSPLNQPIALRKGIRSTLNPNPHYVGLSYDRLSSSYCAFMSSLFSVSIPKSIGEAPSHLGWRQAMIDEMSALHASGTWELVTLPSGKSIVGCRWVYAVKVGLDGQVDRLKARLVAKGILRYLDSITVILSLLWLKLHQSAFFYPWLLFAIGLSISWTLRMLFFTVTLRMRFIWSNHLVLLLKGSIVALYVGCGGPSMV